The following are from one region of the Bradyrhizobium septentrionale genome:
- a CDS encoding SPFH domain-containing protein: MFGLRFIKAQPTTYLMKFRRGAVTQQGAGLSGFYYGPATSLVAVPIGSRDAAFIFQQIARDFQALTIQGHVTYRISEPQKAAAMLNFTLKADGKTYESDDPEKLPQRILATVEVLAQQAVKELTLKEALQAADRIAGLIESGLRGRADIASLGLEILGVSIRGVKPTPDTAKALEAEAREAILKSADEAIFARRNFAVEQERAIRESELDTEIAVEQKKRSIRENQMDAEASVAAKQAELREAGMVADITLESKRKDFVGLNAENTRTLADAEAYRVGALMKIFEGVDTRVIQALASAGMQPGQLIAQAFSGIAEKAEKIGQLNVSPDLLNALLEKPAAVEAARARRQ, from the coding sequence ATGTTCGGTCTCCGCTTCATCAAGGCCCAGCCGACCACCTACCTCATGAAATTCCGGCGCGGCGCGGTGACCCAGCAAGGCGCCGGCCTGTCCGGCTTCTATTATGGGCCGGCCACCTCGCTGGTCGCGGTCCCGATCGGCAGCCGCGACGCCGCCTTCATCTTCCAGCAGATCGCGCGGGACTTTCAGGCGCTGACCATTCAGGGCCATGTCACCTACCGGATCAGCGAGCCGCAGAAAGCGGCCGCGATGCTCAACTTCACCCTCAAGGCCGACGGCAAGACCTACGAGTCCGACGACCCGGAGAAGCTGCCGCAGCGGATCCTCGCCACCGTCGAGGTGCTGGCGCAGCAGGCGGTGAAGGAACTGACCTTGAAGGAGGCCCTGCAGGCCGCCGACCGCATCGCCGGCCTGATCGAGAGCGGGCTGCGCGGCCGTGCCGATATCGCTTCGCTTGGCCTGGAAATCCTCGGCGTCTCGATCCGCGGCGTGAAGCCGACGCCGGATACCGCCAAGGCGCTGGAGGCCGAGGCGCGTGAAGCGATCCTCAAGAGCGCGGACGAGGCGATCTTCGCGCGCCGCAATTTTGCCGTGGAGCAGGAACGCGCCATCCGCGAGAGCGAGCTCGACACCGAGATCGCGGTCGAGCAGAAGAAGCGCTCGATCCGGGAGAACCAGATGGATGCCGAGGCGAGCGTCGCCGCCAAGCAGGCCGAGCTGCGCGAGGCCGGCATGGTCGCCGACATCACGCTGGAGAGCAAGCGCAAGGATTTTGTCGGCCTCAACGCCGAGAACACCCGCACGCTGGCGGATGCCGAGGCCTACCGCGTGGGGGCGCTGATGAAGATATTCGAGGGCGTCGACACCCGCGTGATCCAGGCGCTGGCCTCAGCCGGCATGCAGCCGGGACAGCTGATCGCGCAGGCCTTCAGCGGCATCGCCGAAAAGGCCGAGAAGATCGGCCAGCTCAACGTCTCGCCCGATCTGCTGAACGCGCTGCTGGAGAAGCCCGCCGCCGTGGAGGCCGCCCGTGCCCGCCGACAATGA
- a CDS encoding sugar kinase: MPADNDRKVVLVTRKTRLEELIAKYLTAAQARFYVEHLGADFSDYQREHDVYQAERHVTVQALEQWGRYQIIDRSFLPNFIFGPADIVVALGQDGVVANTMKYLDGHPLIGLNPDAKRYDGILLPFVPRDLPALLREVAADRRGHKAVTMARAELTNGQVLHAVNDLFIGARTHTSAVYEIALAGQTERQSSSGLIVATGLGSTAWFKSIVTGSLAIAGAFGNGGSAPPYLPQAWDAGALRFAVREPFPSRTSQVTLVCGSLDRAERLSLRSLMPENGVIFSDGIETDRLDFNSGTEAQITVAERQGRLVV; encoded by the coding sequence GTGCCCGCCGACAATGACCGCAAGGTCGTCCTCGTCACCCGCAAGACGCGGCTCGAGGAATTGATCGCAAAATACCTGACCGCGGCGCAGGCCCGCTTCTATGTCGAGCATCTCGGCGCCGACTTCTCCGATTACCAGCGCGAGCACGATGTCTACCAGGCCGAGCGCCACGTCACCGTGCAGGCGCTGGAGCAATGGGGCCGCTACCAGATCATCGACCGGAGTTTTCTGCCGAACTTCATCTTCGGCCCCGCCGACATCGTGGTGGCGCTCGGCCAGGACGGCGTCGTCGCCAACACGATGAAATATCTCGACGGCCATCCGCTGATCGGGCTCAACCCCGATGCGAAACGCTACGACGGCATCCTGCTGCCGTTCGTGCCGCGCGATCTCCCTGCCCTGCTGCGCGAGGTCGCAGCCGACAGACGCGGCCACAAGGCGGTGACGATGGCCAGGGCCGAGCTCACCAACGGCCAGGTGCTCCACGCCGTCAACGACCTCTTCATCGGCGCGCGCACCCATACGTCAGCCGTCTACGAGATCGCGCTCGCCGGGCAGACGGAACGGCAGTCGTCGAGCGGCCTGATCGTCGCAACCGGCCTCGGTTCGACCGCCTGGTTCAAGAGCATCGTCACCGGCTCGCTCGCGATCGCCGGCGCCTTCGGCAATGGCGGCAGCGCCCCGCCCTACCTGCCGCAGGCGTGGGACGCCGGCGCACTGCGCTTTGCGGTGCGCGAGCCGTTTCCGAGCCGCACCTCGCAGGTGACGCTGGTCTGCGGCAGCCTCGACCGCGCCGAGCGCCTCAGCCTGCGCTCGCTGATGCCTGAGAACGGCGTCATCTTCAGCGACGGGATCGAGACCGACCGGCTCGACTTCAATTCCGGGACGGAAGCGCAGATCACGGTCGCGGAGCGCCAAGGACGGCTGGTGGTGTAA
- a CDS encoding cupin domain-containing protein: MPKIDLTKVPERKGTGYPAEFAAPCAERVRQRLGDAGGLADFGVNLMRLPPGNWSSQRHWPSDEDEFVYVLAGEVVLVEDGGETVLRAGDCAAFPKNSGNGHHLINRSQMMATYLEVGSRSRADVITCSDIDMMSPSSDGRFLHKDGTPYE, translated from the coding sequence ATGCCGAAGATCGACCTGACAAAAGTGCCGGAACGCAAGGGGACGGGTTATCCGGCCGAGTTTGCCGCGCCATGCGCCGAGCGCGTGCGGCAGCGTCTTGGTGACGCCGGCGGGCTCGCCGACTTCGGCGTCAATCTGATGCGGTTGCCGCCGGGCAACTGGTCGAGCCAGCGCCATTGGCCTTCGGACGAGGACGAGTTCGTCTATGTGCTCGCGGGCGAGGTGGTGCTGGTGGAGGACGGCGGCGAGACGGTGCTGCGCGCCGGCGATTGCGCGGCGTTTCCGAAAAACTCCGGCAACGGACACCATCTGATCAACCGGTCGCAGATGATGGCGACCTATCTCGAGGTCGGCTCGCGCTCGCGCGCCGACGTCATCACCTGCTCCGACATCGACATGATGAGCCCGAGCTCCGACGGCCGCTTCCTGCACAAGGACGGCACGCCGTACGAGTAG
- a CDS encoding GNAT family N-acetyltransferase, with the protein MNVPSIEIRRLLPVDAAIYRDIRLEALRLSPEAFGTAYETESAHPVDWFAERLERGAAILGAFRGGELAGIVGFVAGVGPKQRHKGELVGMYVRPAARSAGVGRVLIDAALELAAETVELVLIAVVKGNEQAHRLYRSAGFVEYGLEQRALKIDGRYYDDILMAKDLVARG; encoded by the coding sequence ATGAACGTGCCGTCCATCGAGATTCGTCGGCTCTTGCCCGTGGACGCTGCCATCTATCGCGACATCCGCCTCGAGGCGTTGCGCTTGAGCCCCGAGGCGTTCGGCACCGCCTATGAGACGGAGAGCGCGCATCCCGTTGATTGGTTCGCCGAGAGACTGGAACGCGGCGCGGCGATACTTGGGGCGTTTCGCGGCGGCGAACTCGCAGGCATCGTCGGCTTCGTCGCTGGCGTCGGGCCGAAGCAGCGGCACAAGGGCGAACTGGTCGGCATGTATGTGCGGCCGGCGGCACGGAGCGCCGGCGTCGGCCGCGTTCTGATCGACGCCGCGCTCGAACTTGCCGCTGAAACGGTCGAGCTGGTGCTGATCGCGGTGGTGAAGGGCAACGAGCAGGCCCATCGGCTCTACCGCAGCGCAGGCTTTGTCGAGTACGGGCTGGAGCAGCGCGCGCTGAAGATCGACGGGCGCTACTACGATGACATCCTGATGGCAAAGGATCTCGTCGCGCGCGGCTGA
- a CDS encoding PilZ domain-containing protein: MGSEMIAFPDRRKSVRNPSLDNALIRFGDMSLCCVVGDITENGAALMADDPPSPLPDQFTLIVPPSKTYSCHVVWRNGAWLGVAFVAG; the protein is encoded by the coding sequence ATGGGCTCGGAAATGATTGCTTTTCCCGACAGACGCAAGTCTGTGCGTAATCCATCGCTGGACAATGCGCTAATCAGGTTCGGTGACATGTCACTGTGCTGTGTCGTCGGCGACATCACAGAGAATGGCGCGGCGCTGATGGCGGATGATCCGCCGTCACCCCTTCCTGACCAATTCACGCTTATCGTTCCACCCAGCAAGACTTACTCATGCCACGTCGTCTGGCGAAATGGCGCATGGCTCGGCGTCGCATTCGTTGCTGGATGA
- a CDS encoding LysR substrate-binding domain-containing protein, with translation MTLTFRQVRHFIATAESGRVSAAAAALNVTQSAVTASIKALEADLGHKLFDRHSNGVTLTVDGQQFLQRARAIEASVSDAMRGPHRWGTQVDGTVDVAVSYTVAGYFLPPLLSRFWRSFPGITVRLHEFQRDAIEQSLVKGSVDAAIMLVSNLHDRRSIHSRLLLRSPRRLWTCANHPLLRKDKVTLADLAGEPYLMLTVDEAERSAMRYWQRTPHVPNVTFRTLSVEAVRSMVATGMGITILSDMVYRPWSLEGHRIDVKVLDDDVHTMDVGLAWKSKARLSPAARAFCEFVAHAYPGSEPIQFD, from the coding sequence ATGACCCTGACTTTCCGTCAGGTCCGCCACTTCATTGCCACCGCGGAATCCGGACGGGTTTCGGCGGCTGCGGCTGCGCTCAACGTGACGCAATCGGCCGTCACGGCATCGATCAAGGCGCTTGAAGCCGATCTTGGCCACAAGCTGTTTGACCGGCATTCCAACGGCGTCACGCTCACCGTTGATGGTCAGCAATTCCTGCAGCGCGCCCGCGCCATCGAAGCCAGCGTGTCGGATGCGATGCGGGGGCCGCACCGCTGGGGCACCCAGGTCGACGGCACCGTCGACGTCGCGGTCAGCTACACGGTGGCCGGATATTTCCTGCCGCCGCTGCTGTCGCGCTTCTGGCGATCCTTTCCGGGCATCACCGTGCGGCTTCACGAGTTTCAGCGCGACGCCATCGAGCAGAGCCTGGTGAAGGGCAGCGTCGATGCCGCGATCATGCTTGTCTCGAATTTGCATGATCGGCGCAGCATCCATTCACGCCTCTTGCTGCGGTCTCCACGCCGGCTCTGGACCTGCGCCAATCACCCGCTCTTGCGCAAGGACAAGGTCACGCTGGCCGATCTTGCCGGCGAGCCATATCTGATGCTGACGGTCGACGAGGCCGAACGCTCTGCGATGCGTTACTGGCAGCGTACCCCGCATGTCCCCAACGTGACCTTCCGAACGTTGTCCGTGGAAGCGGTTCGAAGCATGGTGGCGACCGGAATGGGCATCACGATCCTGTCCGACATGGTCTATCGGCCCTGGTCCCTCGAGGGACACCGTATCGACGTCAAGGTGCTGGACGATGACGTGCACACGATGGACGTCGGCCTTGCCTGGAAAAGCAAGGCGCGGCTTTCTCCGGCGGCCCGTGCCTTCTGCGAGTTTGTCGCGCACGCCTATCCGGGATCGGAGCCGATCCAGTTCGACTGA
- a CDS encoding ABC transporter ATP-binding protein: MTSQGLELVARDVSVQFDGLKALSNVTLAVPRGRITGLIGPNGAGKTTLINVLTGFQPVGTGTVELEGAAIGGIAAHKLRRMGVARTFQSGRLFRDLPVLDNLEVTGVGLGQSRRDAIAEARRVLTWLGISPLAATIAGALPYTDERRVAIGRAIMCTPRYLLLDEPAAGMSEHESHDLAVVIKRIAGELGIGVLLIEHNIGLVLELCERIFVLDSGEIIEVGAPDQIRRSDAVRHAYMGTQQDEVVPALAEEAAAS, from the coding sequence ATGACTTCCCAAGGCTTGGAGTTGGTCGCTCGCGACGTCAGCGTCCAATTCGATGGCCTGAAAGCGCTGTCGAACGTGACCTTGGCTGTCCCCCGCGGCCGCATCACCGGATTGATCGGGCCCAATGGCGCGGGAAAGACCACGCTGATCAACGTCCTGACCGGATTCCAGCCGGTGGGCACGGGAACCGTCGAGCTGGAGGGCGCCGCGATCGGCGGCATCGCGGCGCACAAACTGCGGCGCATGGGTGTCGCGCGCACGTTTCAGTCCGGGCGGCTGTTCCGCGATCTCCCCGTTCTCGACAACCTCGAGGTGACCGGCGTCGGCCTCGGCCAGAGCCGGCGCGACGCGATTGCGGAAGCCAGACGCGTCTTGACCTGGCTCGGCATTTCGCCGCTTGCAGCCACGATTGCCGGCGCCCTGCCCTACACCGACGAACGCCGCGTCGCGATCGGCCGCGCCATCATGTGCACGCCGCGCTATCTGCTGCTCGATGAGCCCGCAGCCGGCATGTCCGAGCATGAGAGCCACGATCTGGCCGTGGTCATCAAGCGGATCGCGGGCGAGCTCGGCATCGGCGTTCTCCTGATCGAGCACAATATCGGGCTCGTGCTTGAGCTGTGCGAGCGCATCTTCGTGCTGGATTCCGGCGAGATCATCGAGGTCGGTGCGCCCGACCAGATCCGCCGCAGCGACGCGGTTCGCCATGCCTATATGGGCACGCAGCAGGACGAGGTCGTTCCGGCGCTCGCGGAAGAGGCCGCGGCGTCATGA
- a CDS encoding ABC transporter ATP-binding protein: MTLLAVNDITVSYGRLTALRGVTLTIAESEILFVTGPNGAGKSTLLNAIAGVVPTGSGSITLDGARVTGTAPEEIARRGFSLVPEGRNVFGGLTVEENLKVGTGMRADRSRIAGDLESVYRDFPMLAERRHTTAGMLSGGQQQMLVIGRALMAAPRIMAIDEPSLGLAPKIIDQVYEILMRLRAQRKLTLLIVEQSSTRARMTGGRMVLIRGGRIVLEGEAADMVKDARLKQAYFGFGDH, encoded by the coding sequence ATGACCTTGCTGGCGGTCAACGACATCACCGTGAGCTATGGGCGCCTCACCGCCTTGCGCGGCGTCACGCTGACGATCGCCGAGAGCGAGATCCTGTTCGTGACCGGCCCCAATGGCGCCGGAAAGTCGACCCTGCTGAATGCGATCGCCGGCGTCGTGCCGACCGGCTCGGGCAGCATCACGCTGGACGGCGCGCGGGTGACCGGCACGGCACCGGAAGAGATCGCGCGGCGCGGATTCTCGCTGGTGCCCGAAGGACGCAACGTGTTCGGCGGCCTGACCGTCGAAGAGAACCTGAAGGTCGGCACCGGCATGCGCGCCGACCGGAGCAGGATTGCCGGCGATCTCGAGTCCGTCTACCGGGATTTTCCGATGCTGGCGGAGCGCCGCCACACGACGGCCGGCATGCTGTCGGGTGGCCAGCAGCAGATGCTGGTGATCGGCCGCGCCTTGATGGCGGCTCCCCGCATCATGGCAATCGACGAGCCGTCGCTCGGCCTTGCGCCCAAGATCATCGACCAGGTCTACGAGATCCTGATGCGGCTGCGCGCGCAGCGCAAGCTCACCCTGCTGATCGTCGAGCAAAGCTCGACCCGCGCCAGGATGACCGGCGGGCGGATGGTCCTGATCCGGGGCGGCCGCATCGTGCTGGAGGGCGAGGCCGCCGACATGGTCAAGGACGCGCGGCTCAAACAGGCCTATTTCGGCTTCGGGGACCATTAG
- a CDS encoding branched-chain amino acid ABC transporter permease produces the protein MTAALQIVFDALSLGSLYALGALGIAAVFGVMRLVNFAHGDFIAFCVFAMLLPSVDAAAIVFAGRLPFYLLIPLLLLVGAGLSMLSEVVVFRRFRNANPATMMIASFALGFVIRHLLLLLYSSRPKSITLWPGLGLPVEFLGAHIPMLQVVTIIITLVVLAALVLFLKRTRYGLEMRAAAENFTMARMLGVRANGVILLAFAISGMLAAAIGLILATNSGTADIGMGANVMLIAFIATVIGGLGSVPGAVAAGFLIGAASVVFQATLPHDARVFRDAFVYGAVIVVLLVRPQGLFAPKSAKQRV, from the coding sequence ATGACGGCAGCCCTGCAAATCGTGTTCGACGCGTTGAGCCTGGGCAGCCTTTATGCGCTCGGCGCGCTCGGTATCGCGGCGGTGTTCGGCGTCATGCGGCTGGTCAACTTTGCGCACGGCGATTTCATCGCCTTTTGCGTCTTCGCCATGTTGTTGCCGTCGGTCGATGCTGCCGCGATCGTATTTGCCGGCCGGCTGCCGTTCTATTTGCTGATCCCGCTGCTGCTGCTGGTCGGCGCCGGGCTGTCGATGCTGTCGGAAGTCGTCGTCTTCCGCCGCTTCCGCAACGCCAATCCGGCGACCATGATGATCGCGTCCTTTGCGCTCGGCTTCGTGATCCGGCACCTATTGTTGTTACTCTATTCGAGCCGCCCGAAGTCGATCACGCTGTGGCCGGGCCTCGGCCTGCCGGTGGAGTTTCTCGGCGCCCATATTCCGATGCTGCAGGTCGTGACCATCATCATCACGCTGGTGGTGCTCGCCGCGCTGGTGCTGTTCCTGAAGCGCACGCGCTACGGCCTCGAGATGCGCGCCGCCGCAGAGAATTTCACCATGGCCCGCATGCTCGGTGTGCGCGCCAACGGCGTCATCCTGCTGGCCTTTGCCATCAGCGGCATGCTGGCGGCGGCAATCGGCCTGATCCTCGCCACCAATTCCGGCACCGCCGATATCGGCATGGGTGCCAATGTCATGCTGATCGCCTTCATCGCGACCGTGATCGGCGGGCTCGGCAGCGTGCCGGGCGCGGTCGCCGCCGGCTTCCTGATCGGGGCTGCGAGCGTCGTGTTCCAGGCCACCCTGCCGCACGATGCCCGCGTATTCCGCGACGCCTTCGTTTATGGCGCGGTGATCGTGGTCCTGCTGGTCCGCCCGCAGGGCCTGTTCGCCCCGAAATCCGCCAAGCAGCGAGTCTGA
- a CDS encoding helix-turn-helix domain-containing protein — translation MQTTYATNDIPVPQRRQYWQQVVSDIYFSLDLRFLGGHDFNGSLGAWSLGPLSVSRNVSDGLLYKRHERHLLNEREECFLITVPELAEIRFAQDGKEVLCRPGAFLIERSHLPYEFSHRDPTALWVLKVPSAVLKARISRPERLATLQFDCTRSVGGLFVDTLRLAGERIEEMDEPARAMMGRHLIDLLAMAVESDERVLAGHSSTIRNAHLHRCEHFIRTRLDDMRLTPQMVADACGISLRYLHQLFESEGITVSTYVRTQRLAMCDAMLRDPQCRKSISEIAYHWGFGDQAQFSRNYRSRFGCTPSEARAASRTARP, via the coding sequence ATGCAGACCACTTACGCGACCAACGACATTCCCGTGCCGCAACGCCGGCAATACTGGCAGCAAGTCGTTTCCGACATCTACTTCTCGCTCGACCTTCGCTTCCTCGGAGGGCACGACTTCAACGGCAGTCTGGGCGCCTGGTCGCTCGGGCCGCTTTCGGTCTCCCGCAACGTGTCGGACGGCCTGCTCTACAAGCGGCACGAGCGCCATCTGCTCAATGAACGGGAAGAGTGTTTCCTGATCACGGTGCCGGAACTCGCGGAAATCCGCTTCGCGCAGGACGGCAAGGAGGTGCTGTGCCGGCCGGGTGCGTTCCTGATCGAGCGCAGCCATTTGCCGTACGAGTTCAGCCACCGCGATCCGACGGCGCTGTGGGTGCTGAAAGTCCCGAGCGCCGTGCTGAAGGCGCGGATCTCCCGTCCCGAGCGATTGGCGACCCTGCAATTCGACTGCACCCGCAGCGTCGGCGGACTGTTCGTCGATACGTTGCGCCTTGCCGGGGAACGCATCGAAGAGATGGACGAGCCGGCGCGAGCCATGATGGGCCGGCACCTGATCGATCTCTTGGCGATGGCGGTCGAGTCCGACGAGCGCGTGCTGGCCGGGCATTCGTCGACGATCCGCAACGCCCATCTGCATCGCTGCGAGCACTTCATCCGCACTCGCCTCGACGACATGCGGCTGACGCCGCAGATGGTGGCGGACGCCTGCGGCATCTCGCTCAGATATCTGCACCAGCTATTTGAAAGCGAAGGCATCACCGTCAGCACCTACGTTCGCACTCAGCGCCTGGCGATGTGCGATGCCATGCTGCGCGATCCGCAGTGCCGCAAGAGCATCTCGGAGATCGCCTATCACTGGGGATTCGGCGACCAGGCCCAGTTCAGCCGCAACTACCGCAGCCGCTTCGGCTGCACGCCGAGCGAGGCGCGGGCTGCATCGCGCACGGCGCGTCCCTGA
- a CDS encoding hydantoinase/oxoprolinase family protein — protein sequence MQNLRVAVDVGGTFTDICIMDEASGLIRIEKTATTRDPIEGIMGGVSKAGIDLSKVALFSHGTTVATNALITRRLPRTAVVTTQGFRDVIEIRRANKEDLWDTYKDVVKPYVPRRDRLTVPERIDAAGKVIEPLDVDAAREVARILKRRGVAAIAVCFMNAYLNGANERAMRDILLKEMPDIPVSISSQVLPEIFEHERFSTTVANAVVSPVVVSYTTRLGDRLADEGYTRDLLLLHTGGGVMTPASVKDFAARLAGSGIAAGAIASRYIAGLCGFPNSIGLDMGGTSTDVSLAYEGQSRITKDWYIEFGYPIRFASIEVLTIGAGGGSLAWTDPAGSLRNGPQSAGAHPGPACYGNGNTQPTNTDANVTMGRLGTSLAGGKVTLDPELAHQAVEDGVAKPFGLGLHEAADAILKVANANMSDAVRLISISRGYDPRDFALVAFGGAGALHGVDVARELAIPVVIVPPNPGVTSALGCLLVDMQHDFSQSCMVGADEADSADIEAQFAVLEKEALARLTHEGVAAQDIVLQRSIDMMYRGQWRSLAVSAPRPIGPISDLVQSFHAEHKREYNFRRDDSPVSFFRLNLKAIGVVPKAEFAVHKATGAIPEPVDRRRVWFDGNGLDTPVYQRDDLPCGFSFQGPAIIEQVDATTVMPPGASAEVDKYLNIIIRVKE from the coding sequence GTGCAGAACCTTCGCGTTGCCGTCGACGTCGGCGGCACCTTCACCGACATCTGCATCATGGACGAGGCTTCAGGCCTCATCCGCATCGAGAAGACGGCAACGACGCGCGATCCCATCGAGGGCATCATGGGCGGCGTCTCCAAGGCCGGTATCGACCTGTCCAAGGTCGCGCTGTTCTCACACGGCACCACGGTCGCGACCAATGCCCTGATCACGCGGCGGCTGCCGCGCACCGCGGTCGTGACCACGCAGGGATTCCGCGACGTCATCGAGATCCGACGCGCCAACAAGGAAGACCTCTGGGACACCTACAAGGACGTGGTCAAGCCCTACGTGCCGCGGCGTGACCGGCTGACCGTCCCCGAACGCATCGATGCGGCCGGCAAGGTGATAGAGCCGCTCGATGTCGACGCCGCGCGCGAGGTTGCGCGCATCCTCAAGCGCCGCGGCGTTGCCGCGATCGCGGTCTGTTTCATGAACGCCTATCTCAACGGCGCGAACGAGCGCGCGATGCGCGACATCCTGCTCAAGGAAATGCCCGATATTCCGGTATCGATCTCCTCGCAGGTGCTGCCGGAAATCTTCGAGCACGAACGCTTCTCGACCACGGTCGCCAATGCCGTCGTGAGCCCGGTGGTCGTCAGCTACACCACCAGGCTCGGCGACCGGCTCGCCGATGAAGGCTATACCCGCGATCTGCTGCTGCTGCACACCGGCGGCGGCGTCATGACGCCGGCGAGCGTCAAGGATTTCGCCGCACGCCTGGCCGGCTCCGGAATTGCCGCGGGCGCCATCGCCAGCCGCTACATTGCCGGGCTGTGCGGCTTTCCCAATTCCATCGGCCTCGACATGGGCGGCACCTCGACCGACGTGTCGCTGGCCTATGAAGGCCAGTCGCGCATCACCAAGGACTGGTACATCGAGTTCGGCTATCCGATCCGCTTTGCCTCGATCGAGGTGCTGACCATCGGCGCCGGCGGCGGATCGCTGGCCTGGACCGATCCGGCGGGCTCCCTGCGCAACGGACCGCAATCGGCCGGCGCCCATCCGGGACCGGCCTGCTACGGCAACGGCAATACCCAGCCGACCAACACCGACGCCAACGTCACGATGGGCCGGCTCGGCACCAGCCTCGCCGGCGGCAAGGTGACGCTCGATCCCGAGCTCGCCCACCAGGCGGTCGAGGATGGCGTCGCAAAACCGTTCGGCCTCGGCCTGCACGAGGCGGCGGACGCCATCCTCAAGGTCGCGAACGCCAACATGTCGGATGCGGTGCGGCTGATCTCGATCAGCCGCGGCTACGACCCGCGCGATTTCGCGCTGGTGGCGTTCGGCGGCGCCGGTGCCCTGCACGGCGTCGACGTCGCACGCGAACTCGCGATCCCCGTCGTGATCGTGCCGCCGAATCCCGGCGTCACCTCGGCGCTCGGCTGCCTGTTGGTCGACATGCAGCACGACTTCTCGCAAAGCTGCATGGTCGGCGCCGATGAAGCCGATTCCGCCGACATCGAGGCGCAATTCGCCGTCCTGGAAAAGGAAGCGCTCGCGCGCTTGACGCACGAGGGCGTCGCTGCGCAGGACATCGTGCTGCAGCGGTCGATCGACATGATGTATCGCGGCCAGTGGCGCTCGCTCGCGGTCAGCGCGCCGCGGCCGATCGGCCCGATCAGCGATCTCGTCCAGAGCTTCCACGCCGAGCACAAGCGTGAATACAATTTCCGCCGGGACGACTCGCCGGTCAGTTTCTTCCGCCTCAATTTGAAGGCCATCGGCGTCGTCCCCAAGGCCGAATTCGCCGTGCACAAGGCCACCGGGGCGATCCCGGAGCCGGTCGATCGGCGCCGGGTCTGGTTCGACGGCAACGGCCTCGACACGCCGGTCTATCAGCGCGACGACCTGCCCTGCGGTTTCAGCTTTCAGGGCCCCGCGATCATCGAACAGGTCGACGCCACCACGGTGATGCCGCCCGGCGCCAGCGCCGAGGTCGACAAATACCTCAACATCATCATTCGCGTGAAGGAGTGA